cGGACCCGAGAAAAACCGACCTGAgcccgaaccgaaaatttctaagtacctattgggtctaaatatttaggatCCGAAAAGATCCGGACCCGAAAGGAACcggtccgaacccgacccgaagacccgaacacCCAGGCCTAAGATAGTTGATTTGGAtatgcttttaaaatatattattacgcTTATTTGCATCGGATCCGTGGTGCAATGGTAGCGCGTCTGACTCCAGATCAGAAGGTTGCGTGTTCGATGCACGTCGGGTTCAAAACCCTGGTCTAATCATGATCCTGActatttttttgcaaaatttgTTCTAGATTCATCATGACCGTTCATCAGTGTTGGTGGCTACTGATAAACACAACAACGGCTGGTATGAGTTTTTGTTAAACAACTGTTGCATTGCATTGCATCTGATTCGAGAAAACCTTtggaactaatttttaatttcgtcAAACCAAGAACCGGCTTAAACCTGATCTATCTCCACCATGGTCTCCATTTCTTCTGAAACATCATAAACCCTATACTATTGCATGGTGCTCCTCGATGATGACTGACTACAAAAGATGAGAATAGTCTTGAGATTAAGAAGAGGTAGCTTAATGGCTTATCTATATGAACATGCatgttttgtaaataaaatgtataacacATGACACAATACTGTAGTGTTGACAGCTTAATAAAACAACAAAGCATTTGGATGAACTAGACACTCTAGAGAAAGTAGTCTCTATGTTAGCAGAATACTTTTCAAAATAACACATTGCTAATGGAAAAATGCAAGTCAATAAGATAAGAAGTTTGAAACATACAAAAGTGCTAACCCATTTCTATctccttaaaccctaaaacctgtcataaatctatttttaaataaaacctgACTTCTTTTCGCTTCATCAGAACCAATGGAAGCAAGCTCGGAACATAGTAGAAACCAGAACCACTATTAAAGGATCCATTGAAAGATTTTCAACGTTTTGACACTCATCATCTTTTTCTGCAATGTaaactttaatatattttatgccacaAACAGATAGCACAAGCTTACCGTTGTTCTCAACGAAGTAACTTGAACATTTAGGAAACATCAAAGATTGAGGTATAGAAACTGTCATAAGCTTACTCCAATGCTTCTTCATAACATAAGTATATCTTACCCGTTACACGAGATTCATGTAACAACGAAAGTTTATCTCTTCTCAAAACTCctaatgaaaaagagtttaccAACTTAGATGATTCAATGGTTGTAGGAGGAAGAAACAAGATCTCAAATCTCTCTTTGGAGAAATCGAAAGTCTTTATCGTCTTACATGTTTTACCTTTTACATAAGCTATCCAATAAGGTGTTCTTCTCAAACACACGTCAAGCTATGGAAACTCTAAGAACCCATCAAAACGTTTATCAGCGACCTTTCAATAATCAGATTTTAATTCGTACACTTTGATACTTGAATCTTTAGGCATGCCATAACGAACCTAACCATCTTATAATCATTACCACATGATGGTTGGTTACTACTAATATATCCAATACAAGTGCTTGTTGATAAATCTCAAGTTTGAGATAAGGGTTTTCATTGCTTGCAAGTGCATCTGAATCGTTCAAGATATTTCGATGGAACCCACAAAAGTATCTCCTCCATCAAATCAAGGAAAGTTTCATCACCATATCGTCGGATTATGACCTTTTGATTGTTGATTTTGATCATCAACCGGATGTGTCTTAATAGCAACGACGAAACTCATGAATGCtgaaatacttttttgtgcacAAATACTGAATGCTGAAGTCCATCTGTTAGATTTAAGGCTCAATATAAATCCACATATATTCCAACTTTCTTACTAACtagattaaataaaaaccaccaaaataagagtttaattataaataaatcccaaaaagataataaattaatctaaacgtgtatttaatttaatcaaatataagtatataactattctatAAACATTTTGTCTATGATGATGAATTGATGAtacatagaataaaaaaatttatatgccaaaactattttttcaatATATGATGATGAATTGGTGATACCTACAGTAGTAAAACCTGTAATACTTTGTGAAGCATGAAAAATAACCTAACATGTAAAGTTATATAACTTTAAAATGAATTTGATGACAACTTTTTCATGAATCTAGGGAAAAGGAGGTTAATTCCTCAACCTCATAAATTGagcaaattttgaaaataaataaaagaatactctgagcattttaatgtttttcttaCATGCTGGAGAAACCGTGTTTATTTTAGCGGAAATGTACTTATAATTTGGAAAGATCCagagcttatatatatatttttttcagattggttgtttaaaacaatattaaccCAAATGTGTAATTGAATATCTATCCACCTTCTAGGTCGtatatgaattaaataagtCTTCCTCTTTTCTTGAGTAAACAACTTTCGAACAACTCATTGACCAATTTCGGACTCTAAGGACCGACCAGTTTTCAAACTTCTCTTCatatcaaaattataatattttcccTTTGTACCACCCTATCCTATGCCTgtcaaaatcaatttaaatgGTAATTGGATATGGTATGGTTAAAATTACGGAGAATTTAGcaaaaatgattttaattaCAATACAAGTTTGATATGGGAACTTTTTATTCTTTCAACATTTATTAATCAGAATTATTCTTAACACTCAaccatatagaaaaaaaaaactaaacttatGAATGAAAACTCTCATAGGACATAAAGGGAAATAAATGAGTTCAAGATTTGCCCTAAATTTAATGTATGGATGGCCCAGTGTCAGGCTTGGAAGGTTACAAAATTTATCTAGGGTAAGATTGTAAAAACGATAGTGTTTACGTTTGTACACTAAGTGAGGCCAACACATAAACTTAAGTTTTGACTTTGATAGCGAGACCATTCACTATAACTTTCATCGTTTTATATAAATACTTTCGCCTTTTGATCCATTTATATCTTAGTTAAGTACACGTATATAAGTAAGTATTATGGCCGTTTCTGTTTATAAGAGTGTTATGAtgggttttaaaaatatattctaagaAATGATATATGTTCTTTCATCGAAGTTAATGTTATTCACCGTACTACTGGTGGTAGCCCCAACATATTTGGGTGGAATTTAATTGACCACCTCACGACTGacaatttcatttaaatttgaTAGGTCTGCGTCAGCTTACCAATTTCTTTTTGGTACCTAAAAGAAAAATTTCTAGTTGAATTTAGTCGAAAATAGAATCTAAATATTAATTCACTTTTGACTAGGCTATACACACATTACACATCTACAAtgcttttaataataaaagcaAAAACGTCACTCCAAAATCCTAatccaaatatttaatacaatgtaatatcattaaattttcatattaatacTGTTACACAAGTACAAACACATGAACTAACCGAAATGCATATGATAAATATATGGTTTAACGTCATGAGACACAAAAGCATCTTTggaatatatattgaaaatgatAGCAACAAACCACACTATAATACAAAAGCATAACATATCACAAACCTGACCCGTTCCAGCTCGAATGTATCCATCAAGTCCTTGACTGGATCCGGGCTTTGAGAGAATTCTTCATCACGACGGTAAACGCGTAAGTCTCGGTCGGGTCGGGTGGAGAATCTGGAACCGGGATCCATTTAAACGAATGGATCATCCTAGCAAGCATCAAGTTAATGTGTAGAATCCCCAATGACCAAGCCGGACAGATCCGACGACCCGCACCAAAAGGCAACATTGTTACACCACGTGTACCGGTCCAGTCAGCATTAACACCATCTCCACCGGCTAAAAACCGTTCGGGTCGAAACATACCCGGATCCGACCAAATCTCCGGGTTCTCAGTAACCCAAGCAGTGTAAAACTCCACATACGCCCCTGCCGGAATATCATACCCGCCAAGCTCCGTATCTTTCACGGCGGCGTGAGAGAGAAGAAAATGTCCCGGAGGATGTCTACGGAGAGTCTCTTTCACTATTGCCTCCAAGTAAGGCATTTTCGCCACGTCGTCTTCCTCAACGACGCCGTTTTTGCCAACAACTCCAACAACTTCCTCGTACAGCTTCTCTTGAATGTTTTGGTCGGTCACTAGATGATGTAACGCCCATTCAAGCGTAGTTGCACTTGTGTCCGTACCGGCCGAGACAATCTCCGAACATAAAGTCACTATCTCTTCATCTCGGAGCTCACCGCCTCTCTCCACCGGCTTCAAAGTAAACAAAGAATCCACATAAGCTGCACCAATGGGACTCACCATCTCTTCGTTAGGACTCTCCTTAGCGTCAACAAAGGCACGACGGTTCTTAATCATTGGCACGAGACACTCTAGCTGCGTCTTCCTTAGCTCTCTCGCTTCTCTAACCTGACGCCGAAATAACGGAGTGAAAACCGGTAAAAAGTCTGGTAACTTCGGAGAAGTTATAAGCATGACGTCCTTAAGAACATTCTCTATGTTCTTGATCTTTTCCTCGCTGATCTTGGCTCCGAAACAAAGACATATCAAGATGCTACAGATCGTTAGCCTACACTGACTCATAACCTCGACGAAACCTTTCTCAACACTCTCCGTTTGAATCCTCTTCATATGATTTTCCATAGCCCACGTCCTTATCCACGAGCACTGCTTAACTCTCGTCGGGGTCACAAGCTCTGTCACAAAGTTCCTCCTCAGAGTCCGCCACAAAGATCCGTACTCAGCCGAGTTGATAGCGCATTTTCCGACGCTAAAAATGAGGCGGATCGGCGAGTCCGGTGGGCGGGAAGCGAACGTAGGGCCGCGTTGGACTAGAGCTTCGTGGATGAGTTTCTCGTCCGTGACAATAATCATCGTACGTTGTCCCATTTGCATGGTGAATATTGGACCGTACTTTTTACGTAAGTCACGCATTATGAAGACGAAATGTCGACCTTGGAATATGACTTGGAGTAGGTTTCCGACTAGTGGCCAACCTTTTGGTCCCGGCGGGATGTTCATGCGACATTGGCTGCTTCGGGAGGAGGAGTAGCGGCGCCACCATAGGTTGAGAAAATAGAGAGCAAACAAGAAAATGATAGCATCAGTAAGATCCATATTTGTTTATTATCTGAGAGAGAGTGATGGAGATAAGTGAATAAGAATGATAGATGGAGTAGTTTAgggaaagtgtttgattgaaTAGAGAGTAAACTAGGGCTCTTTTTATAGAGAAAGTATACATATCTATGTGTGATGAAGTGATGCCATATGCCACATGAACCTTAGGAGTAATTGGTCTCACCAACCATCTTTGTGCATTTACTTCCTATTCTATATAATTGGTAAATTCATCAAGTTTATAACTAGCATTACGCCTTTAacctaattaataaataaatattagcaGTAAAACAGTGTTATTTATCTATTACAATTATGCTTTCTATAGTGATATATTTTTAAGGCATATCCATAGAGGACTAGTCATCAGATTTTTCTTTGCCAGCATTAATTAGGGGGATGCATAAATCTTTATcatataagagcatgattaacccaggGTTCTTAGGATGGGGTTCTTAACAGaagttaatcatggtctaagtaTATCAATTTGCAAACCTCGACCTTGACTTTATTCGTTAAAATTTTGTTGTTTAGTTTTTTGGGTTTAACTAATTTGAGGAGACGGAAAACGTTTGTTGatatattaaaatgtgtatTTAACGAAGAGAATTAGTTGCAAAGAAGGATTTTCGAAGTTACAAATTATATAGATACACTGTTTTATCGGCTCTGGCAttttcacacaaattaaaaGGGGGTGGGGGGTGGGGGAGAAATTAGTTGCAAGATTAATTCTATTATTAACTACGAATCGAATGCTCACAATTTAATATGTTACTCCAACAAATGTTCAAAACTTCTACCATATTCCAACATAAGTAAAATCTTTTAATCTGTATTACAGGACCTGCCCTGTGTTAGTACCTAGACAGTAAGCCTCTGAGTATTTATTACTCTCCGTATAATTAAATAGAGATTGGTGGAAGTTAGTTGGCCAAGTGTTAATGCCTTTATTGGGTCAATTAATTTTAACCTATTCTTTTTTTCACCTCATTTCTCAAAGATAGCATAGCTCTACGTCTTTCTAATATATACACATCTCTTTTTAGACTGCTTATAGTTTACACGTATATCAAAGCTAATGTTTGTCGTCCGCAGGTACGTGGCATTCGATATGTTTTCCAAATTTACAATGATTCATCTTGAGAAAACCAATTCATATGAAGAACACATTCTTAATGACTATGCCTATGCTCATAATTATGCCACAAGTTCACATGAGGATATGAGATCTGCTTATAAATAGGTAATGATGTAAGCTGTCTTCTTGATTGACCACTAGTTATaagttataagttataacaaaGGAAATGAACAAGATGAAAGGAAACACATATGATATATTTATTGGGCCTTGTATTAACTTAAGATTATACAATGGAGTGGGTAGTTCAATCAGTTGATTCTTGGATCTTTCTGGACAAAGCTAAATTAAAATTGTACATTTCATAGCACTAGGCCAAGATTTTAAGCCGTTGATCTTCCAACTCCTTATATGCTCATAACATTAACTCTCATGAGATCTTCACAGGAATCTTCTTTAGTCCTCTGCTTTCAGTATCTTGGTGCATCAAACACCCCTCACTGCTTTGCCTgttcaaatatttaaaacaaaaaatgaacaTCATTAACCAAAACACTCACAAGAATCAAAGAGCTTTAAGTTCATGATCAAATGTGAAATGCAGTACAGCATTGGATAGTTTGAGTGATTAATCTTGATTAGTGATCAGTGAAGGTTCAGTCTAATGTAACACACGAAAGGGTATCATCTTTGtgcatttatttttcttctcttacTCTTTGTCTCCGAGCAACAAAATACACTCACCAAGCAAGCATATGATCGTTTAAGAAAGAAAGTACTCTGCATAATTGTGCAAGAAgttctctgttttgttttgttttacctGAGAATAGATGAACGTTCCAAGAATCGCAATGGCAGCACCTAGACCATTGACAGGTCTAATCGGGGTGTGGAAGATGATGATGGAGGCCACAATGACTGAGATTCGCTTCATTGTGTTTCCAACGCTAAACGTCAAGGGAGTAATCTGGTCGAGGGACATGTATGAGACTTGATTATACAAATGGTAGAACACACTCTGTGCCACTACCCACCTGAATGCaaacatttaaaatcaaaaaccagATAAAACTTATTTTCTTGGCTCTATAGATCAATGGAATCATAATAAATTACCAGACAAAGTTTGGTCCTATCTCAGAGACAGCGTTTTGCCAACCAGCAGCCCACATTTGAGGCCCTTCCACGGCAATGGCGAAAGGAGTGACAAGGAGAAGAGACATCATAGATAAGCAAGCGTAGTAATTCATCCCACTCACTGACTTCCCCTTCATCCCCTTCTTTGAGAATATATTGCGAAACACAAACGCCAAATTCGATATCATGGCCCCCATAAACCCTACAAAATGAGAAACCAAGAAACACCCTTACATCTACATCTTGCATAAGACGTGACTCTAAAACCTTACTGAACTACAAGAGGATGTCTCTACATACCGATCATATTGAAGTTGAGCTCGGTGACAGCAGCGAGAGCACATCCTCCAATGATTGGTAAGAGAGAAAGGTAAACAGGTAGAGGGAATGTTTCTCCTAAGAAGAGCCTAGAGACAAGGACGCTAAAGGCTGGCTCACCACTCTTGATGATGTGTGTGAAGGACACTGCAACTTTTGACATACTCACCGTCGCTGCTACATGTCCTATCGTATGCGCCACCGCCACCTAAACAATCCAAAACCAGCGTCATTGTTCCATCAGTAATTACACACTTAATCAAGAAATTTCTGAGGATTCAGCTTCCAAGTTCCAGAATTTTAcagtttcaatatataaaac
The window above is part of the Brassica napus cultivar Da-Ae chromosome C8, Da-Ae, whole genome shotgun sequence genome. Proteins encoded here:
- the LOC106413655 gene encoding LOW QUALITY PROTEIN: putative F-box/LRR-repeat/kelch-repeat protein At1g11620 (The sequence of the model RefSeq protein was modified relative to this genomic sequence to represent the inferred CDS: inserted 1 base in 1 codon) encodes the protein MKKHWSKLMTVSIPQSLMFPKCSSYFVENNGKLVLSVCGIKYIKVYIAEKDDECQNVENLSMDPLIXGSGFYYVPSLLPLVLMKRKEVRFYLKIDL
- the LOC106412462 gene encoding cytochrome P450 77A3, whose translation is MDLTDAIIFLFALYFLNLWWRRYSSSRSSQCRMNIPPGPKGWPLVGNLLQVIFQGRHFVFIMRDLRKKYGPIFTMQMGQRTMIIVTDEKLIHEALVQRGPTFASRPPDSPIRLIFSVGKCAINSAEYGSLWRTLRRNFVTELVTPTRVKQCSWIRTWAMENHMKRIQTESVEKGFVEVMSQCRLTICSILICLCFGAKISEEKIKNIENVLKDVMLITSPKLPDFLPVFTPLFRRQVREARELRKTQLECLVPMIKNRRAFVDAKESPNEEMVSPIGAAYVDSLFTLKPVERGGELRDEEIVTLCSEIVSAGTDTSATTLEWALHHLVTDQNIQEKLYEEVVGVVGKNGVVEEDDVAKMPYLEAIVKETLRRHPPGHFLLSHAAVKDTELGGYDIPAGAYVEFYTAWVTENPEIWSDPGMFRPERFLAGGDGVNADWTGTRGVTMLPFGAGRRICPAWSLGILHINLMLARMIHSFKWIPVPDSPPDPTETYAFTVVMKNSLKARIQSRT
- the LOC106412261 gene encoding glucose-6-phosphate/phosphate translocator 2, chloroplastic-like is translated as MISSIKPVSSSLTAIAAVRRTVSPKLRFSPLPIIRNFQNSPLRVSSPHNLSTFSLSSAAAEKQRRDVFRVGAYEADRSQPIDIGVEAPGEQSGQKVKIGIYFATWWALNVVFNIYNKKVLNAFPYPWLTSTLSLACGSLMMLVSWVTRVAEAPKTDLDFWKTLFPVAVAHTIGHVAATVSMSKVAVSFTHIIKSGEPAFSVLVSRLFLGETFPLPVYLSLLPIIGGCALAAVTELNFNMIGFMGAMISNLAFVFRNIFSKKGMKGKSVSGMNYYACLSMMSLLLVTPFAIAVEGPQMWAAGWQNAVSEIGPNFVWWVVAQSVFYHLYNQVSYMSLDQITPLTFSVGNTMKRISVIVASIIIFHTPIRPVNGLGAAIAILGTFIYSQAKQ